The window AATTGGCTACATTAACTCCACCAGCAGTTGCAGTTGTTATAGGGATGGTGCGATCATTGAGTATTAGCTGAGGGGGTGAAAAGAAAAGAGCACAGAGAGgaaaaggacaaaatgaaagagcgcgactgtaaaaaaaaaaaaaaacaaactaaaatcaGACACCTGCCACAGTAGCTTGGAGATTGTACGCAGTATACATCATATATAATGTAATGCTGCTGTGTCACTCTTGATGGATTGGAAATGACTGAGTAACAATCTAGCAAATATAACTGTGTTGCAGATCACTGATGTTGGCATATCTAAAAAAAGCAATCACCTTCTGAATAATGCCAGTGAAGGGTTTTATTACACCTGCTGTCCGCTTGGTTTTATCGTACTCTGGCACGCCGCCAATATAGAGAGGTGAGCTGCAGTTGATCTGAGTGAAAGCTCCCTGAAACATAAATACAGCAGAGAAACAGGTGAGTCATGTCAAACCATTCATCCGCACGTCCGCTTAAATAAATACACGTTTTAAAAATCTATAACTCTGGATGTGTTTCGCTTGGTCAAAAAGAGCCTGATATTTTTCTCAGGAGTTTAAGAACCAAACCACGGCTAAAAGGTGATTAAGTGTTGCACATTCAAGAGTTGACTTTGACAGGTGATTGTTCTAATACAAATGTCACTTAAACATGCTTTAGAAACTAATAAGGTGTGTGCGTATCATGCATTGAGGTTTCTAATGTCAttaattcctgttttattttgaaattcccCAATTCTGtgtatttcagtcagttttacttATTGTATCTGGTTAGTTTACCACCAGCTGTGTGCATTTTTGGCCACTTGTCACTTGCCTCTCATGTATGAAGTCTACCCTGACTATAAAGACCTCGTACTTATACTTGCTTCTAGTATCTTGTGGTTTGATTCTTTCTCCCGTTAAACTATAAAGTTGAGTTTTTTGTGAAGTATATTttctataaatatatttattttctaataaTAACATAACATAGTTTTTGCAGATGGTTCTAATGGACTTTAATGTACCTCAGCAATCCCCTCCATAGGTCTTTGGCTGTCCACCTGGAGGATACCACTCTTTGCTGTACGTGATACTCTTAGCTCATGCCATGAGTCCAAACTGATCTGCTCCTCACTCCTGaaacacacagtaacacacattTAGTAAATCTAGTTAGATAATGTAAAACCAATGTGAAAAGAAGATTCGAAACTTGGCTCTATCCAGCACCTTATGACAGCTCCTCCAGAGCCACAGTCAAATCTGAACTCTACATATCTGTCCACCAGGTTTATAGCAAGGAAGTCCCCGCTCCCTGCGTCATCACTGTACAGCAGCACTCCATCAGGGGCTGACGGCTGAAACGTCACCTCAAACTCAGTGAAGGACAGGTaactctgtgaggactgaggcCATGGGATGACGGCATATGAAAACACTGTTTCATTGAAGAGCGGCGAGGACAGTGAGAAACCTgaggaaaaggagaaaagacacaagaaaataagtaaatgtaaagAAGAGGAAAACAGTTGCTAACAACACAATGAGATTGTAGGAAGAGATATATCaaggagaggaaaaagtgaaagGCTATTTTGTGTGAAAGGTGGTCTGACATGCAATCAATCCTTCTACCGCCATATGAGAAATATTTCTTATTTCAATCGATTTTCTTGGCATTTTCTTCAACTGCTGAGTAATTACCTTGAAAGGTTTATGTGACAATACGTGGAAGTCAGCAGGTAAGAAGAAACGGCAgggattttatttttccttttttcacagCTGTTCAAAACTCTCCTTGTAAACTGGATGCTTATGTGCGCGCTTTTGCAGGtgtgagggggggaaaaaggggAAATGGTTGACTCACTCTCTTCACAAAGTGCTCCTCTGAAGCCAAATGGGCACAGACAGATGTAGCCATCAGCACGATTTGCAAAGCAGACTCCGCCATTGGCACAGCTGACCAGGTCACACACATTGTCACTGCACTCACCTGGTACATTAGGACAAAGCCAGCATATGTACTCTGCATATGTTTGTACACACTTACAACATAAatacagtttccatgactgcattGTTCCTAAAAGTGAGCAGGAGTACAACACTCACACAACACGCACAATCAAAAtatatgagtttttttttttttttgtttgcttgcttgttttgtATGAATGgggtatatttataaataaaaaaaactttcagtgatttttaatttcttgcaaaatttatttaatattcttACCTCATTCATAAAATCATGTTGTGAAAAAGTCCTTTGTGTTCCATAATTTGCCAAAAACAATCTGCTTCTTGCTTCAGTGACATATTGGCTAAAACCCTGTTATTAAAAAGCTATTTTTGTCTGTCGCTGTGACAGAAAATTATCTAAAATGGCAACAATTCCTTTCTTATATCACTGGATTTGTCTTTTTTGATAATGTCAGATATTTTAATGCTCTTATTATACACCACGACATGGTctgctttcattttttcttttaagcaaAGTGAAATAACACTAACACCGGGTGGTGTGATGAATAAACACTGTCATCCATATTCAAATTATGCCCACTAATGATTATAGTTATTTACTGTATGCATGAAAACCAAACAGCCAAACTCTAGAATTACTGTTCAGCTACTCAACCGAGCACCAAAACTTCAGGAGACCTAGTGCACTGTGGGTAATATGGATAAGAGCCAGGTGCCACTGGCAGTGGCCACATTAAAATAACATTCATCACTCAAATTCTCTCACATCCTGTGTGCTTCCTTACCTATATCAGCTCCACTCAGAGCACTGCCCAGGGGCCATGGCCTGATGTCTGTAGCCTTATTGTTGATGGTCAGACTCTGCATGCAGCCAACAAAGCCACGATTTGTCCCTGTCGCTTTGACCAGCCAGTAAGCGCTTGGAGATCCACCGACATGCAATGGGGAGCGGAAGGTGATCTTACTATACTGACCCTAAGAGGACAAGATGAAGAAATTAAAAcctctttatttatattttaaggatAGTCTGACCCCTTGTAAGACAATATTTGACAATATGCACCAACAGTTTTGGTGCAAGTAGTTACAGGAACCAACTGGTTATCCAGATGATGAAAGTGTAGCACCTTTAAACCTCTGGGCAATCACTTTTATTCGCACGGTGACTTTACAGGTTGCCTGGTAGGAGTTTGACTCGGACATATTGCCAACATGTTGCAATCAACATTAGTCAGTCTGTGCTAATGACTGCAACTCATCTGGGGCAAGTCTCTTTGCAATGGTGGACTCAACTGTCTCCAAACTGGTTGTATTTTGGTTATATTTCTATATAAAAGCAAACCTGCAGAGCACTTGTGTCAATTTACCATCCAATTTACCAAGAATGCAAGCAGTTAATTTGAGTTTCTGTGCATCTagatggaaaacacaaacagagtgCGTGTAATAGCCGACTTGATCCCATTCGATAGCCGACTGAGCAGACTGATCGCCGTCTCTATACACCAAAATCACTTAACAACTGACTGCAAAAGGTTGCAGACCTGGTCCCTGTCTTCAAAGCAACCATTGCAAAGACAACAAGACTGCAAGTTCACTGCACACAACTGCACTAATTTTAGTAGAGTTGCAGTCTCCAGCCACTGACTGACTGTAGCATTACACCTGACTGATGAGACATCTTGTATCAGTATGCTTTAAATCACTGTTTaacttaaaatatgtttttaaaaaacaaaaaaacaatttgacatttttcattttctttgtattataaCCTGTGATCGTCCGGATATGGGTGTGTCGTTGTCCATACGGAGCCAGCCACTCATGCCATCTCTGAAGACAGTTACTGTGTGCCACTGACCGAGAACAATGCGGCTCTCACTGACTATCTGAGCTGCTCCTGTACCACAGTTAAACCTGCAGAGACAAGAATCTAGCAGGTAAGCATCATAGCTACAGACAAGGAAAAATCCCATCTCTAAATCTTATGCACCCTACAGtgcacatttatttcttttgatAAACAGTACATGATAGCTAATGTTATTCTGACATGTTCCTCACCTGTAATGAAGCTTCCCCCGAACCAAAGCCAAAGAAGTAAAGTCTCCACGGCCATGTTCATTCTCTCCACAGTACAGCAGCAACCCATCCTCAGAGTCTGCCTGCACCAAAGAGAAACCGTCTGAAATCTATTTTAATcactgatagaaaaaaaaaagatatgaaACGTGATATCTTACCTTAAACTCCAAAGTAATCTGAAAGGTTTGATAAGAGTTTTTTAAGGGTTCAAAGGTCATGTGAGAGTGGCCATGGAATCTGGGAAACTTCACTGATAACGCTGAAGGAGGACAAATCATGACAAATGAGAAGTAAGAGCACCCATGGGTTGGAAGAAGAAAGGGCCACTTCTTGCAACCTTGACAAAATAGCCACTACACTATCAGAGCACAGCTgacataaaatgttttaaaaaaaagagattcaGAAATCTTTCTTACCCTCAGAGCACGTGTCCCCTCTTCGTCCAAGGTTGCAGTGGCAGCGCGAACCGCCGCTTTCGTAATCAGTGAGACAGAAGCTGTCGGGCGGACACACAGTATCATCACAGCTCAGGTCGTACACACGAGGTACCTCGCCTTTCCAGGGGGACGTGGTCGTAGTAGAAGTGGTGGTCGACAAAGGGATGCTTTGGaggataaaaagagaaagaaagataagGAACTTTAGTAATCTGTTGCTAGTTGGGGTTACAGTAACCTAAGAGGCAATGTTTTGTCGTGTATTTACACCTTCATCAGGTATGTCTTCTAAAGGTGGCATTTGATTGTAAATTGTTCCTTTTTTGCTTGAAGGAAAGGAACAAACAGCAAAAAGCCCAAAGTGCTCACCCAAAATCAACAGAACAGGGGCCAAGCCACCATATATAGCTGCAGATAATGACATACAGTACATCACAACCAGACATGTGTGACATTTCACTGCTCCATTCGCTATCTTTATCAAATAATTAAGTATAAGAGCACAAAAAGACATGTTCTAGGTAGCTAGTAAGGGGGGAAAGCAGAAAGCCAGGAGAGATGGAAATATAATAATCACAATCACAGACTAAGGAGAAAAACTGTGAGCATAAGAGCagtaaaagatttattttctGTTCACGAGGAACAATCTATAAGTGGCTAATTTTGCCTTTAAAAGGTTTTGAAATCTCATCAACAACaagaaattgcaaaaaaatCCTTGATGGAAAAcagatattaaattaaataatcatTTTAACATCAGTCTTACCTGGTAGGGGTGAGTGGGGCAGTAGTTTTGGTCTCAAGAGTGCTACTGGGCTGTGAAGTGACTGGGAAAAGCAGATCTGTAAACTCTGAAAAGATGGATGATGTGGTGGTGGAAACTGGTGCAGCTGTAACATTTGGAGGAGTCATGGTGTTCATACGGTAAACAACATTTCGACCAGATGGGGGACCAGAGTGTGAACGCAGTTGGGACTTCCTGTTGTCCTGACTTATACCCGGAAATGGCTTCAActaggagagaaaagagagaaaatcagCGAAAGAAAAGTGAAGTGAGTGATAATCCAACAGAAAATAGGGTTGCAGTTTAGCTCTGGACTGTAAAAAACACACCTCTTCAATGAAGATATCATAATCAGAGTCATCAATGTCAAAGCCATCTTCATCTTTGACCCGAGGATCTGTGATGTAACTCCCATAATCACCGCTGCCAACATCTGATGCACCTGTTACAGACACCACAGAGGAATATGACTTGATAATTATTACAAAAGAGAGCAATGAGTACAAAAGGACAACAACAGGTTATTAGGTAAAACACAAATCATGAATTCCATGCAGTGAACGCAGGTCAGAGAATCAATGAGCTGGAAAAGCTGAAGACATGAAAGCGGGATTGCAAATATACAGTAAAGCTCAACTtcaatctttattttttgtacaaCAGATAATTTGACTCTTGGAGAAAAGCTCAATATTTTCCATCAGTAATATGAGAAAGTGAAATGAAATATATTCTAGACTCAGACACAGTTTAAagcatttttctgcttttattctgATAGTTATGGACGGTAATCCATCCATTATTAGTAAAGTATAATAAATACAATGCATCTCTTGGCCTAGTTCAGTCCAACCACAATCACTGCTTGACTTTCCATTTTGTGCTCATTGACATAGATTTTCTGACTTTCATGAGCTATAAACCATGTAATAAAAATTTCAAAAAGAAATGCTTGaaatctttttctttatatGCAATGAAAAAGAAGCATATGAAAGtgaatatttttcatttcttttcgctttttttattatttgttataaACACGTTCTCCATTTTGCTCTTTCATTGGCTTCTTTTTGAATACGGCAAGTTGGTGTTCATAAAATCACTGAGTCTCCATTATAAAATGTGTCAGTCATTTTGCATGAACACAGAGGGCCACCAGTGGTTTCTTTCATTATATATTTGCAGGATCCAGGGGTGCCTATTTAGCTCAGTGGGTTGAGCAACAAATAGCCTTAAAGGCAACTTCAGGTGCCTGGGTTTTATTTCACTCTCTGTCCATCTTCTCCTGTTTGCTCTACTGTCCcgtcataaaaaaaataaaataaaataaaataataaatatgtatatttGCAGTCTCTTTCCCATGTATGACAGTGATGGTACAGTTAGTTGGTAGCAACAgtgaataagatcaaaatgacAAACAATAACGGCGGTTTCACGGCAGAAGAAGCTCTGGTCTTTGGTTATGACTGTGACAAAGGGGCAAATGTGATCATACTTCTCAtattatgatgatgataatggtgACAATAGTAATCCAGCTGATGCTAGCCCAGTAAGTCTACCTGTTAGTCTGTACCGAGGCTGCTGCACCACATACTGAAAAGTGTCTCCTCCGTTCAGAAGTCTGCCATAAGAAGCTCACAGTGTGCAAAGACAAAGCCAGACAGTAAATACTTGGATTCCAATAAAACCTGGGAATTGTTACAAATTTATTTCACAATAGCAATAAAATACATGTAAACTTGAGGTGGAATATAAATCAGCTTTTAAGATAATCAATATGCATTTTTATATTCGTATAGAGCTTCATGATGTCTTTTGTACACACTAGAatggaaaagcaaacaaaaacaatatgtgcATGTTCAacatagcacacacacacacacacccatcccTCTTACTCTGAGAAAGCTTAATCTTAGCTTACATAACCACTGCTCCCCCTTCTTCTTGCCCTTCTCCCCCCTCATTCCTCTTAACTGTGTAAATGTAGAAAATGCTGGAATCTGAGGGATAAAATCATAAACCTTTGTGTATTGCTGTGGAGTGATTATGcacaattgaaaaaaaaaatatatatatatatatatatatatatataaaatttattGACTATATCGTTCACGAAactaaacagaaagaaaacttgACTTTTAAGTGTGAAACAGTGCCAAGAtttaaactgtgattagcacagccTAATGACATTAAATCCACTGAATAGCAAGTGCTGGCACAGAGGCAGGGGGGATGCCCAAAAAAACCTCTCATCAAACTAATCTGCTGTTGTGTAACAGTCCCCCTCAAACCATACCACCCTGTTTCTAACCACTCTGACCACACAAACAAGAACTGCTGCAGAAAGAGCGGCAAAAAAAGTATGTCAGTCAGTCAAGCCCACGCCTTCTGCTCACTGGAGCAGTGGTgcattgtgtgcatgtgtgtgtgcatccatTAGGCATGTGCATGGGCAGAGAAGGGGTCTGGCATCCCATCCTTAATCCTGTCTGATGAGACTCGGA is drawn from Maylandia zebra isolate NMK-2024a linkage group LG12, Mzebra_GT3a, whole genome shotgun sequence and contains these coding sequences:
- the egflam gene encoding pikachurin isoform X1 produces the protein MESKCKQRSLLYLLFFAICIANVCFCARRSNARRSDRLSPPLDIQLETINCTAFSVRWKMPRRHVSTITGYKVFYTEMKNGRTVGTASIMEVPLSLDMLTTGQFDGQASFDVDISNLKVNTNYRVSVGAYGWAGEGRPSMPRDIGTASQEMCMPPSPPSKPTVMAVSDTELALSWQQGESDGSAPVLHFLVAYIRPEMDTEWTYIREPIETNSMVLKGLLPETEYQFVVRAVNKHGVSPPSPINNPVRTLASYGRLLNGGDTFQYVVQQPRYRLTGASDVGSGDYGSYITDPRVKDEDGFDIDDSDYDIFIEELKPFPGISQDNRKSQLRSHSGPPSGRNVVYRMNTMTPPNVTAAPVSTTTSSIFSEFTDLLFPVTSQPSSTLETKTTAPLTPTSIPLSTTTSTTTTSPWKGEVPRVYDLSCDDTVCPPDSFCLTDYESGGSRCHCNLGRRGDTCSEALSVKFPRFHGHSHMTFEPLKNSYQTFQITLEFKADSEDGLLLYCGENEHGRGDFTSLALVRGKLHYRFNCGTGAAQIVSESRIVLGQWHTVTVFRDGMSGWLRMDNDTPISGRSQGQYSKITFRSPLHVGGSPSAYWLVKATGTNRGFVGCMQSLTINNKATDIRPWPLGSALSGADIGECSDNVCDLVSCANGGVCFANRADGYICLCPFGFRGALCEESFSLSSPLFNETVFSYAVIPWPQSSQSYLSFTEFEVTFQPSAPDGVLLYSDDAGSGDFLAINLVDRYVEFRFDCGSGGAVIRSEEQISLDSWHELRVSRTAKSGILQVDSQRPMEGIAEGAFTQINCSSPLYIGGVPEYDKTKRTAGVIKPFTGIIQKLILNDRTIPITTATAGGVNVANSAHPCVKSPCANGGSCRPKWDEYECDCPLGYDGRHCQKECGNYCLNTVTEAIEIPQFIGRSYLTYDNRDILKRVSGSRSSLFMRFKSTAKDGLLLWRGDSPMRPNSDFLSMGLQDGALIFSYNLGSGVANIVINGTFSDGKWHRVKAVRDGQSGKLTVDDYGAKTGRAPGKMRQLNINGPLYVGGMKEIALHTNRQYIGGLVGCVSHFTLSTDYHLALVEDAADGKNINTCSN
- the egflam gene encoding pikachurin isoform X2; the encoded protein is MESKCKQRSLLYLLFFAICIANVCFCARRSNARRSDRLSPPLDIQLETINCTAFSVRWKMPRRHVSTITGYKVFYTEMKNGRTVGTASIMEVPLSLDMLTTGQFDGQASFDVDISNLKVNTNYRVSVGAYGWAGEGRPSMPRDIGTASQEMCMPPSPPSKPTVMAVSDTELALSWQQGESDGSAPVLHFLVAYIRPEMDTEWTYIREPIETNSMVLKGLLPETEYQFVVRAVNKHGVSPPSPINNPVRTLASYGRLLNGGDTFQYVVQQPRYRLTGASDVGSGDYGSYITDPRVKDEDGFDIDDSDYDIFIEELKPFPGISQDNRKSQLRSHSGPPSGRNVVYRMNTMTPPNVTAAPVSTTTSSIFSEFTDLLFPVTSQPSSTLETKTTAPLTPTSIPLSTTTSTTTTSPWKGEVPRVYDLSCDDTVCPPDSFCLTDYESGGSRCHCNLGRRGDTCSEALSVKFPRFHGHSHMTFEPLKNSYQTFQITLEFKADSEDGLLLYCGENEHGRGDFTSLALVRGKLHYRFNCGTGAAQIVSESRIVLGQWHTVTVFRDGMSGWLRMDNDTPISGRSQGQYSKITFRSPLHVGGSPSAYWLVKATGTNRGFVGCMQSLTINNKATDIRPWPLGSALSGADIGECSDNVCDLVSCANGGVCFANRADGYICLCPFGFRGALCEESFSLSSPLFNETVFSYAVIPWPQSSQSYLSFTEFEVTFQPSAPDGVLLYSDDAGSGDFLAINLVDRYVEFRFDCGSGGAVIRSEEQISLDSWHELRVSRTAKSGILQVDSQRPMEGIAEGAFTQINCSSPLYIGGVPEYDKTKRTAGVIKPFTGIIQKLILNDRTIPITTATAGGVNVANSAHPCVKSPCANGGSCRPKWDEYECDCPLGYDGRHCQKAVTEAIEIPQFIGRSYLTYDNRDILKRVSGSRSSLFMRFKSTAKDGLLLWRGDSPMRPNSDFLSMGLQDGALIFSYNLGSGVANIVINGTFSDGKWHRVKAVRDGQSGKLTVDDYGAKTGRAPGKMRQLNINGPLYVGGMKEIALHTNRQYIGGLVGCVSHFTLSTDYHLALVEDAADGKNINTCSN
- the egflam gene encoding pikachurin isoform X3; the encoded protein is MESKCKQRSLLYLLFFAICIANVCFCARRSNARRSDRLSPPLDIQLETINCTAFSVRWKMPRRHVSTITGYKVFYTEMKNGRTVGTASIMEVPLSLDMLTTGQFDGQASFDVDISNLKVNTNYRVSVGAYGWAGEGRPSMPRDIGTASQEMCMPPSPPSKPTVMAVSDTELALSWQQGESDGSAPVLHFLVAYIRPEMDTEWTYIREPIETNSMVLKGLLPETEYQFVVRAVNKHGVSPPSPINNPVRTLGASDVGSGDYGSYITDPRVKDEDGFDIDDSDYDIFIEELKPFPGISQDNRKSQLRSHSGPPSGRNVVYRMNTMTPPNVTAAPVSTTTSSIFSEFTDLLFPVTSQPSSTLETKTTAPLTPTSIPLSTTTSTTTTSPWKGEVPRVYDLSCDDTVCPPDSFCLTDYESGGSRCHCNLGRRGDTCSEALSVKFPRFHGHSHMTFEPLKNSYQTFQITLEFKADSEDGLLLYCGENEHGRGDFTSLALVRGKLHYRFNCGTGAAQIVSESRIVLGQWHTVTVFRDGMSGWLRMDNDTPISGRSQGQYSKITFRSPLHVGGSPSAYWLVKATGTNRGFVGCMQSLTINNKATDIRPWPLGSALSGADIGECSDNVCDLVSCANGGVCFANRADGYICLCPFGFRGALCEESFSLSSPLFNETVFSYAVIPWPQSSQSYLSFTEFEVTFQPSAPDGVLLYSDDAGSGDFLAINLVDRYVEFRFDCGSGGAVIRSEEQISLDSWHELRVSRTAKSGILQVDSQRPMEGIAEGAFTQINCSSPLYIGGVPEYDKTKRTAGVIKPFTGIIQKLILNDRTIPITTATAGGVNVANSAHPCVKSPCANGGSCRPKWDEYECDCPLGYDGRHCQKECGNYCLNTVTEAIEIPQFIGRSYLTYDNRDILKRVSGSRSSLFMRFKSTAKDGLLLWRGDSPMRPNSDFLSMGLQDGALIFSYNLGSGVANIVINGTFSDGKWHRVKAVRDGQSGKLTVDDYGAKTGRAPGKMRQLNINGPLYVGGMKEIALHTNRQYIGGLVGCVSHFTLSTDYHLALVEDAADGKNINTCSN